CACTATGTGAAATGACAAAGTAAAGGGATAAAGGTTGATGCATAGGATGAAGTTGGTCTCGGCTATAAAAAGGGGAATAGGAAGAACTTGTAAAGACTGTGAGGAACTGTGAATGCTGCTTTCTCTGTAGTATCATCttgaagcaaaacatttggTGCTAGGCAAGCAAAGAgtaaggaggaggagaggaataAGAGATGAAAGAGTTTGGATGTTATCTGGAGCAAGCTGTGAGGCACAGCTTTAGAAACAAGGATGGCAGTTTTTAGTGTCAGTGAACAGACGCCATATAGCTTGATCAGCTTCACTTATTCCATGCAGATCCTCTTAGAGGCCTTACCCATTTGACCGAGAACCTTGTTGAGTTCCAGCTGATAGtccagttttattttggggatCTTCACTGCGGTGGGTACCTCTTTGGGGAAAAGCCTGCATAGCTGTCGATAAGGGAAGTTCTCCAGAACATGAGAGGTATCCCAAGTATACTGGTTTGGTACAATGACCACAAAACTCATGTTACTCTTAAAGGGAAACTTGGCCacctggaaataaaaccaaccaGAAGAATTtatggaagaggaaggaaagtcCAGAAAGTGATGCTTTTAATTTAGTCTTTTTCTTATTGGTCTACAGAGCCAGTCTAGCTCTCGGACAAAAACAGCCTGGTAGGAAGGGGGTATCTGATTTCTTCATAGGAGAAAGTTTGTTGGAATAACAGCATTAGGGTTTGGTATTTAGCTACTGACTGGTAAAGATGGAGCACATGGCAGTGGAAGCCTGCATGCACAAACATTGTACCCACTCTGGCAGTAGCTGTATTCTGAAGGGCTCCAACAGTACATTTTCTGAGGGAACTCCTTCCCATATATCCTCATTTATCTTTAACTCAGGGCTTTAAAACTCCATTAATTCCCACTTAGTGGGAATATCTCTGTGGGTTTTCCTAGAGGTTGAGAGTGAAGATTCAACATTCTGGCTAGAAGCAAGGACAAAGGATCCTTATTAAATTTTTGTGTGCTATGCCTGTTAAAAGACATTTGTTTTTTGGAGAGAATACTTGCAGTCAGTAAAACAccacagcaagaagaaatttcGATCAAAATTTATAATGCTTCTAATAGAGCCCTACCTGAATGTCCTGTGACTCCAGTGTAAACCAGCTCAGGGAGTACTTCTGGGCTTTCATCATCTCAACTGGGACCACAAACTCATTGTCAAGGTGGAATACATCAGGCCCAGTGAAGCTAGCATCAAATTTATTCCTCCAAAACCCTATCAAAATACAAGTTTAGAAATCAACAAAGTTAAATTTGGgtaggaaaacagaaactgcCTGGCTGACACTTCTCCTATCACGAATTCTCCAGCAAGGCAGATAGTGACCAGGCAGGTAGAAATACAGTGAAGATAAGTCAGTACGAGTGCTGGAAAAGCCGTTAACAGCGGGAAGCTCAGGAAGCTCTTATCTTCCAGAGAGGGACTATGGAATGACAAAAAGCACGAGGATTAATTCTCATGCCTCAGTGTGGGAGATTACTGAAGGCTATGAAGATAAAGTCGTGGATGTTTGCGCTTTGAAATACGAGGAGTATTGGCTTTGTGCCACATAAGGTAAAACAGTGCTCCAAGACCAAGCTAAAACATTTGCAGATTCACACTGGAAGTAAgtgttttgtctgtgttttgatGCACAACCCTCAGGGAATTAAAAGAGGAAGATATGCCTGACCACTGTGCTGTAGTCAGAAAGAAATCCACAGAAGCTGCCTGCGAGCTCTGTGATTGATGTGTAGTGAGTTACATGTGACCTGGTTAAGATGAGCAGTGATGTGCCACTGTCTGGGATCCTGAACCAGAAGGCAAAAATATTGCAGGTTCCACCTGCTGTATTCTGGCTCTGCTGTCAGGTAACATTTTTAGCACATGTGAAGGAGTTGGGAATCATTACTGTAAAGAAATCTAAGCAAGAGGAACAGCAGATGTacaagaaaagaacaagcaGATTGACTAGCAGGAAGCAATGAAAGGAGATGCATTCAGCCACAGTGCTTGCAGAAACCTAGTAGATTTTTAACTatgctttttgaaaagtaaGACCTTTGGGGCTCACCGTGGAAATGGATCGCATTGAGCAGGAGCACCACTGTGTTTTCAGGGAGCTGCTGTAGGAAGGTGGGTATTTGCCCATTAGTTGCTTCCTTTACCCATTTGTTTATGGCTGCGAGGTCATCCTCACTGATCCCAGAAAGGGTCACGGGCTTTGCTCCGTAAAATTTCTCTGAGTCCTCCAGGAACTCATCCTTCACCTCAAATCCTGGCAGAGGAGAAGAATTCTACGTCAAGTCatcagacattaaaaaaaatttgcttaGTGGCTCAGTCAGTGGCATGACAATCCCCAGGAGGAGTGCTTGGGGAAACAGAGACATCTCCCACTACAGCAGTGTGCTTCCATCACTCTCTGTCACCGCGAGTTTTATCCTACACCAGTTCAGATGCCCCCATGCCAGCTCTCACCTTTCTGCAGGTACAGACGCGACGCAAGGCTGAGGGTGGATTCTGTGAGCCTTCTGCGAAGAGTGCCCAACATATGGTGGAGACAGGGCACTGACTCCACGTGCATTGCCTCCAGTAAATGCTTCTCTGTCTGATTTGCTGCTCCTAAAAAAGCAAAGTCAAATTCCTGTTAGGTCCTGCCCATGTAATGGAAAACAGGGACATTAGCTGCCTCCTGTGTCCACAGAATGCCCACAGAAACATTCTGCGGCTTACAAAAGAGGCTGGAGAAACCTGAGTAGGAGCCTCAGCAGGGCTATGGAGGGCAGCTTTAATTGTACCTAGTTAAAGCTGCAGGAGTACAATTAAGTGGAAGATGCAGTATTTAATCTTTATGTTTTGCACATTGGTTCCTAATGCCTCCACGAGGGGGtacagggaagggcagggaacaGTGCTTTTGTAACTAAGAAGTTACCCAGTGCCAGGTGAGACAAGGCGAGGGCGATGCTGAGGGGTGACAGGATCACATTGGTTCTGTTGGACTCCAGCTGGACCTCCTTCAGGAGATCAATGCTGAATCTCATCAAGCCATCTGCTAGCCTCTGGCTTTTCTTCCCAGTCATCTCACAGTTTTTATCTTCAGCCTCTCCTTCTTCTTCAGAAGAGGCAATATTCCCAGATGGTTGCTGTTCATGAcagcccacagccccagctATAGCTTCATCTTCTGGGTTCCTGTCATTCCTCATGCCTGGTGGGGTGATGGTGAAAGGTAGCATGGGTCCATCGATCTCCTGGAAGCTGTCATAGGTAAAGTCTGCCGGCTCTGCATTCGGCAGGGTTGGGATggctcccagcagagcaggctgcGTAACTCCAGCACTTTTCACGTCCTggggagaaacaaaaaggaTAATGCTGAGAAAGCAGGGGCACAGCAATACCATCCTTCATGGGCTTCATTGCACACCTAAATGGCTTGAGAAAACCCTCCAGCTTCTCTATTGTGGTGGTGTGTTCAGTTACCTTTTAACCCTGAGGGTAAAAGCACCTCCGTGAGTTTGGAAGACAGAAGGTCTTGTGTCCTGTGAAAGTGGACCAAGTGAGGGTCTTGCAGGGATCCTCCTCTGCTTGCTGTCA
The Falco rusticolus isolate bFalRus1 chromosome 1, bFalRus1.pri, whole genome shotgun sequence genome window above contains:
- the SERPINF2 gene encoding alpha-2-antiplasmin isoform X1: MFLGELERGCCEDALEIRNMVFLWGLWLLCLSALHSHLRFSSAHAMEQKHLFLDKDGELKDVKSAGVTQPALLGAIPTLPNAEPADFTYDSFQEIDGPMLPFTITPPGMRNDRNPEDEAIAGAVGCHEQQPSGNIASSEEEGEAEDKNCEMTGKKSQRLADGLMRFSIDLLKEVQLESNRTNVILSPLSIALALSHLALGAANQTEKHLLEAMHVESVPCLHHMLGTLRRRLTESTLSLASRLYLQKGFEVKDEFLEDSEKFYGAKPVTLSGISEDDLAAINKWVKEATNGQIPTFLQQLPENTVVLLLNAIHFHGFWRNKFDASFTGPDVFHLDNEFVVPVEMMKAQKYSLSWFTLESQDIQVAKFPFKSNMSFVVIVPNQYTWDTSHVLENFPYRQLCRLFPKEVPTAVKIPKIKLDYQLELNKVLGQMGLWELFTSPNLQKITDEPLFVSSIQHQSTLELKEDGVEASAATSIAISRSVSAFSLDRPFVFIIFEDETGIPLFIGSVQNPNPNAAPQIKAPQDSHEATDVNEYPMPK
- the SERPINF2 gene encoding alpha-2-antiplasmin isoform X2, with protein sequence MNSLRNMVFLWGLWLLCLSALHSHLRFSSAHAMEQKHLFLDKDGELKDVKSAGVTQPALLGAIPTLPNAEPADFTYDSFQEIDGPMLPFTITPPGMRNDRNPEDEAIAGAVGCHEQQPSGNIASSEEEGEAEDKNCEMTGKKSQRLADGLMRFSIDLLKEVQLESNRTNVILSPLSIALALSHLALGAANQTEKHLLEAMHVESVPCLHHMLGTLRRRLTESTLSLASRLYLQKGFEVKDEFLEDSEKFYGAKPVTLSGISEDDLAAINKWVKEATNGQIPTFLQQLPENTVVLLLNAIHFHGFWRNKFDASFTGPDVFHLDNEFVVPVEMMKAQKYSLSWFTLESQDIQVAKFPFKSNMSFVVIVPNQYTWDTSHVLENFPYRQLCRLFPKEVPTAVKIPKIKLDYQLELNKVLGQMGLWELFTSPNLQKITDEPLFVSSIQHQSTLELKEDGVEASAATSIAISRSVSAFSLDRPFVFIIFEDETGIPLFIGSVQNPNPNAAPQIKAPQDSHEATDVNEYPMPK
- the SERPINF2 gene encoding alpha-2-antiplasmin isoform X3; this encodes MVFLWGLWLLCLSALHSHLRFSSAHAMEQKHLFLDKDGELKDVKSAGVTQPALLGAIPTLPNAEPADFTYDSFQEIDGPMLPFTITPPGMRNDRNPEDEAIAGAVGCHEQQPSGNIASSEEEGEAEDKNCEMTGKKSQRLADGLMRFSIDLLKEVQLESNRTNVILSPLSIALALSHLALGAANQTEKHLLEAMHVESVPCLHHMLGTLRRRLTESTLSLASRLYLQKGFEVKDEFLEDSEKFYGAKPVTLSGISEDDLAAINKWVKEATNGQIPTFLQQLPENTVVLLLNAIHFHGFWRNKFDASFTGPDVFHLDNEFVVPVEMMKAQKYSLSWFTLESQDIQVAKFPFKSNMSFVVIVPNQYTWDTSHVLENFPYRQLCRLFPKEVPTAVKIPKIKLDYQLELNKVLGQMGLWELFTSPNLQKITDEPLFVSSIQHQSTLELKEDGVEASAATSIAISRSVSAFSLDRPFVFIIFEDETGIPLFIGSVQNPNPNAAPQIKAPQDSHEATDVNEYPMPK